In Cygnus olor isolate bCygOlo1 chromosome 12, bCygOlo1.pri.v2, whole genome shotgun sequence, one DNA window encodes the following:
- the RRAD gene encoding GTP-binding protein RAD, with protein sequence MTLNRGAKLRSLEKRRGSMPFAAHQHLHRRSMPVDERDLRAALPHDELSGLVRCTSYSPGEAHRESWASDSSDSVISSGSDSDGRLYKVILLGEHGVGKTSLARIFGGVEDCAEAEEAGNTYDRSIVVDGEEASLVVFDIWEQDDSQWLQNHCMKMGDAYIIVYSVTDKVSFEKASELRIQLRRARQTEDIPIILVGNKSDLVRSREVSVDEGRACAVVFDCKFIETSAALHHNVKDLFEGIVRQIRLRKDSKEDNARRMANTKRRESIGKKAKRFLGRIVAKNNKKMAFKAKSKSCHDLSVL encoded by the exons ATGACCCTGAACCGCGGCGCCAAGCTCCGCTCGCTGGAGAAGCGGCGCGGCAGCATGCCCTTCGCGGCGCACCAGCACCTGCACCGGCGCAGCATGCCGGTGGACGAGCGGGACCTGCGGGCCGCCCTGCCGCACGACGAGCTCTCCGGCCTGGTGCGCTGCACCTCGTACAGCCCCGGCGAGGCGCACCGGGAGAGCTGGGCCTCCGACTCCTCCGACTCCGTCATCTCCTCGGGCAGCGACTCGGACGGGCGGCTCTATAAGGTGATCCTGCTGGGCGAGCACGGCGTCGGCAAGACCAGCCTGGCCCGCATCTTCGGCGGCGTCGAGGACTGCGCGGAGGCAGAGGAAGCCG GCAACACGTACGACAGATCGATTGTGGTCGACGGGGAAGAAGCGTCTCTGGTCGTGTTCGACATCTGGGAGCAG GATGACAGTCAATGGCTTCAGAACCACTGTATGAAAATGGGGGATGCCTATATTATTGTATACTCAGTGACTGACAAAGTTAGTTTTGAAAAGGCCTCTGAACTAAGGATCCAGCTAAGAAGAGCAAGGCAAACGGAAGACATTCCTATTATTCTCGTGGGCAATAAGAGCGACCTGGTCAGGTCCCGGGAAGTCTCAGTTGATG AGGGACGGGCCTGTGCTGTTGTGTTTGACTGCAAGTTCATTgagacctcagctgctcttcatcaTAACGTCAAGGATCTGTTTGAAGGTATTGTTCGGCAAATTAGACTTCGCAAAGACAGTAAAGAAGACAATGCTAGAAGAATGGCCaacacaaaaagaagagaaagcataGGCAAAAAGGCCAAGCGATTCCTTGGGAGAATAGTGGCAAAGAACAATAAGAAGATGGCTTTCAAAGCAAAATCGAAGTCTTGCCATGACTTATCTGTGCTTTAG